A window of Verrucomicrobiota bacterium contains these coding sequences:
- a CDS encoding AMP-binding protein — MKNPEQRDWFFLRWVLSAVLWVLTNLVYRIKVVGREHVPETGGMLLVCNHLSQADAMLLFAAGHRRIRFLMYKGIYDRPWIKPFARLLGVIPISSELRPREMIQSLKTASEAIKNGEVVCIFAEGQITRIGQMLPFRRGFERIMKDVDAPIVPVALEGVWGSIFSFEQGRFLWKWPRRIPYPVTVHFGKPMPASATAFEVRQAVQELTAKAWEHRKPRMRTLHREFVSSARRHPFRFAMADAQVRKLNFGAALTRTILLARRLRKTWSGQSMVGLLLPPSVAGALVNYAALLMGKVPVNLNYTVSDETLASCVRQCEIQTVITSKVFLDKVELTIPCRTIFLEELAANPTVAEKLLALLMSWMLPVGLLERALGREKQFTLDDLATIIFSSGSTGDPKGVMLTHYNIGANVEQLGQTFAFSRRDRILGVLPFFHSFGFTGALILPAVHGVGVVYHPNPLDAKSIGPLVSDYAVTFLVATPTFLQMYIRGCSPEDFGSVQYVLVGAEKLPERVANAFEERFGVRPLEAYGCTECAPAVTVNTRDFRAAGFRQVGAKRGKIGHPLPGVSVRIVDPQTGEPLPVNQPGLLLVRGPNVMKGYLGRPEKTAEVLRDGWYVTGDIAALDEDGFLQITDRLSRFSKIGGEMVPHIKVEEKLHETAGVTEQTFVVTGVPDEKKGERLVVLHKLSDEQLKASLEKFAQVDLPNLWKPRADQFFRVEAIPYLGTGKLDLRKIRELAGELSAVEKSSDE, encoded by the coding sequence GTGAAAAATCCTGAACAACGAGATTGGTTTTTCTTGCGTTGGGTGTTGAGCGCGGTTTTGTGGGTGCTGACCAACCTGGTCTATCGCATCAAAGTCGTCGGGCGCGAACACGTTCCCGAAACCGGCGGGATGCTGCTGGTCTGCAATCATCTATCGCAGGCGGACGCGATGCTGCTGTTCGCGGCCGGGCACCGGCGCATCCGCTTCTTGATGTACAAAGGAATTTATGACCGGCCGTGGATCAAACCGTTTGCGCGCCTCCTGGGCGTCATTCCCATCTCGTCAGAACTGCGACCGCGCGAAATGATCCAGTCCTTGAAGACGGCGAGCGAGGCGATCAAGAATGGGGAGGTCGTCTGCATCTTTGCCGAAGGCCAGATCACGCGCATCGGTCAAATGCTCCCATTCCGGCGCGGCTTCGAGCGGATCATGAAAGATGTCGATGCGCCGATCGTTCCGGTGGCGCTCGAAGGTGTTTGGGGCAGCATCTTCAGCTTCGAGCAGGGTCGCTTTCTGTGGAAATGGCCGCGGCGGATTCCATATCCCGTCACGGTACATTTCGGGAAACCGATGCCAGCCAGCGCGACGGCGTTCGAAGTGCGCCAAGCCGTGCAGGAACTCACGGCCAAGGCGTGGGAACACCGCAAGCCGCGCATGAGAACGTTGCACCGCGAATTTGTTTCCTCGGCACGACGACATCCGTTTCGCTTCGCCATGGCCGATGCGCAGGTTCGCAAACTGAACTTTGGCGCCGCGCTCACCCGCACGATTTTGTTGGCCCGGCGTTTGAGAAAAACTTGGTCCGGACAGAGCATGGTAGGCTTGCTATTGCCGCCATCGGTCGCCGGCGCGCTCGTCAACTACGCCGCCTTATTGATGGGAAAAGTGCCGGTGAACCTCAACTACACCGTATCCGACGAGACCCTCGCCTCGTGCGTGCGCCAGTGCGAGATCCAGACGGTGATCACGTCGAAAGTTTTTTTGGACAAGGTCGAACTCACTATCCCGTGCCGGACAATTTTTTTGGAGGAACTGGCGGCAAATCCAACCGTCGCTGAAAAACTGCTCGCGCTGCTGATGAGTTGGATGTTGCCGGTTGGTTTGCTGGAACGAGCGCTGGGTCGCGAAAAGCAATTCACGCTCGACGATCTGGCGACGATTATTTTTTCCAGCGGCAGCACCGGCGACCCGAAGGGCGTGATGCTGACGCATTACAACATCGGCGCGAATGTCGAGCAACTCGGCCAGACGTTCGCGTTTAGCCGTCGCGACCGCATTTTAGGCGTGTTGCCATTCTTCCATTCGTTTGGTTTCACCGGCGCGTTGATATTGCCGGCGGTTCATGGAGTCGGCGTGGTCTATCATCCCAATCCGCTGGATGCGAAATCCATCGGCCCACTCGTCAGCGATTATGCCGTCACGTTTCTGGTGGCGACGCCGACGTTTTTGCAAATGTACATCCGCGGTTGTTCGCCGGAAGATTTCGGAAGCGTGCAATATGTGCTGGTTGGCGCGGAGAAATTGCCGGAACGCGTGGCCAACGCGTTTGAAGAACGATTCGGTGTGCGGCCGTTGGAAGCCTACGGTTGCACCGAATGCGCGCCGGCCGTGACGGTCAACACCCGCGACTTTCGCGCCGCCGGCTTTCGGCAGGTGGGCGCCAAGCGTGGCAAGATTGGTCATCCGCTGCCGGGAGTCAGCGTGCGCATCGTCGATCCGCAGACCGGCGAGCCATTGCCCGTGAATCAACCTGGTCTGCTTCTCGTCCGCGGACCGAATGTGATGAAAGGCTATCTCGGTCGCCCGGAAAAAACGGCGGAGGTATTGCGCGACGGCTGGTATGTCACCGGCGACATCGCGGCGCTGGACGAGGACGGTTTTTTGCAAATCACCGACCGCCTGAGCCGGTTCAGCAAGATCGGTGGCGAGATGGTGCCGCACATCAAAGTGGAGGAGAAGCTGCACGAAACAGCGGGCGTGACAGAGCAGACTTTTGTTGTCACCGGCGTGCCCGATGAAAAGAAAGGAGAGCGATTGGTTGTCCTGCACAAGCTTTCCGACGAGCAACTAAAGGCGAGCCTGGAAAAATTTGCCCAGGTAGATTTGCCGAATTTGTGGAAGCCGCGCGCTGATCAATTTTTCCGCGTCGAAGCCATCCCGTATCTCGGCACCGGCAAACTGGACCTGCGCAAAATTCGTGAACTGGCGGGCGAATTGTCCGCCGTCGAAAAATCATCAGACGAATAA
- a CDS encoding alginate export family protein: protein MAFLRLGVEFRSRRGGVPATAGTGYGVNPTDSNYVGSELDLLASYAIKPYANAQVGYGHFFVGDYVKSSLSAIGSSDADFVYVQVLFNF from the coding sequence TTGGCATTTTTGCGCCTTGGCGTTGAATTCCGCTCGCGCCGCGGCGGCGTACCGGCCACGGCGGGGACGGGCTACGGAGTTAATCCAACGGACAGCAATTATGTTGGCTCGGAACTGGATTTGCTGGCCAGCTACGCCATCAAACCGTATGCAAACGCCCAAGTCGGCTACGGCCATTTCTTCGTGGGCGATTATGTGAAGAGTTCACTCTCCGCCATCGGTTCGAGCGACGCGGACTTTGTGTACGTTCAGGTTTTGTTCAATTTTTAG
- a CDS encoding PD40 domain-containing protein: MNNEKKEIIMKTRQNPTRWLGLALACGALTFAVTTQAGKPVKPPPHPSVEPGIVFYAQNGYVKMANSDGSGIQNLFAVLDWREFPRPSDLSHSGCYWFLTVRDDGSGPVLLAIAENGAQVRLSTGPPVQVVNYQPSSNQRWLVSDGKVAFIGSVPDLSTETNLVVGLYLMDINWSSGLPGAAGEPQLLAWTVDMVTAGSWAYNGCDFSADGSTIYFSFNRDLFKAEVATGSAVGPLASNFAGPELSADGSKLVGYWTPNGVRTINVDGSGLTTVFPGSGSTVSGPSDNGFFAFWSPTGQSIVFTRDVWLNKRLNSMSEQVTIVSASGSVLGTVGDKPQFTTTLGWRPAR; encoded by the coding sequence ATGAACAACGAAAAAAAGGAAATCATCATGAAGACAAGACAGAACCCAACACGCTGGCTGGGGCTGGCCCTGGCCTGCGGCGCACTCACGTTTGCCGTCACCACCCAGGCCGGCAAACCGGTCAAACCACCGCCTCACCCCAGTGTCGAGCCGGGCATCGTGTTCTACGCGCAGAACGGCTACGTCAAGATGGCCAACAGCGACGGCTCGGGCATCCAGAACCTGTTCGCGGTGTTGGACTGGCGCGAGTTCCCTCGGCCGAGCGACTTGTCGCACAGCGGTTGCTACTGGTTCTTGACGGTTCGGGACGACGGCAGCGGCCCCGTGCTGTTGGCGATTGCCGAGAACGGCGCCCAAGTGCGATTGAGCACTGGGCCCCCGGTGCAAGTCGTCAACTACCAACCCTCCTCTAACCAGCGCTGGCTCGTGAGCGACGGCAAGGTCGCCTTCATCGGCAGCGTCCCGGACCTGAGCACCGAGACGAATCTCGTCGTCGGGCTCTACCTCATGGACATTAATTGGTCATCGGGGCTGCCGGGGGCGGCTGGTGAGCCGCAGCTCCTAGCCTGGACGGTGGATATGGTTACCGCCGGTAGCTGGGCCTACAACGGCTGCGACTTCTCGGCGGACGGGAGCACCATCTACTTCTCGTTCAATCGTGACCTGTTCAAGGCCGAGGTAGCGACCGGCAGCGCGGTGGGGCCGCTCGCGTCGAATTTCGCAGGGCCGGAGCTCTCGGCCGATGGGAGCAAGCTCGTGGGCTACTGGACGCCGAACGGCGTGCGGACGATCAACGTTGACGGCTCCGGACTCACCACCGTGTTTCCGGGTTCGGGCAGTACGGTTTCGGGCCCCAGCGACAACGGGTTCTTCGCCTTTTGGTCGCCCACAGGACAGAGCATCGTTTTCACTCGTGACGTGTGGCTGAACAAGCGGCTCAATAGCATGAGCGAGCAGGTTACAATTGTCTCGGCCTCCGGGAGCGTGCTCGGCACGGTGGGCGACAAGCCGCAATTCACGACTACGCTCGGCTGGCGTCCGGCCCGGTAG